The following coding sequences lie in one Vitis vinifera cultivar Pinot Noir 40024 chromosome 19, ASM3070453v1 genomic window:
- the LOC104877649 gene encoding disease resistance RPP13-like protein 4: protein MSEDFLEFLRNKFIDGLAEAEDQGRQLPTHRQFQRIRGVLLRKDITSSTPIQMIQMRNTLYRLLAVYTDCLIFSEKHPIPSTKFLLPFYNLFHFWFLKSTKEELVRIKRELGLYPCIEDSNGSPDHSEDQESQSHDPENQSQIWYPHVSEIRGFDRQFSKIRNWLLQSDEGFKDIAIVGIGGSGKTALARQLFYDEHIQGAFFPTLWISLSGKIDADIDLNQVVEDMLVELTTEHGHEKLRSCSTEEPLSSLGRRLLGKKYLIVLDGIWDETRDWYFSLGQALNWPDRDCNIQFGRDQKRNGNAVIITTRLEEVAKGMVGDKYLHSMEGIGKDEIWSMFNDAADKSKLNPQQNDKLKKLQNEIVKQCDGFPLGVKTLAEIIPGALAKDHSSVDAEPERGHIDSDHYSATQNHRGDTLTEIIPMEVQIDGGG, encoded by the coding sequence ATGTCGGAAGATTTTTTAGAGTTTCTGAGGAATAAATTCATTGATGGCTTAGCGGAAGCAGAGGATCAAGGGAGGCAACTGCCTACGCATCGTCAATTTCAAAGGATTCGGGGCGTTTTGCTTAGAAAGGACATCACCTCATCCACGCCTATCCAAATGATCCAAATGAGGAATACGCTCTACCGGCTCCTCGCTGTGTACACCGACTGCCTCATCTTCTCAGAGAAGCACCCAATCCCAAGCACCAAGTTTCTCTTGCCTTTCTACAATCTCTTCCACTTCTGGTTTCTCAAAAGCACCAAGGAGGAGCTGGTGCGAATCAAGAGAGAGCTTGGTCTGTATCCGTGCATAGAAGACTCCAATGGCTCACCCGATCATAGTGAGGATCAAGAAAGTCAAAGTCATGATCCAGAAAATCAAAGTCAAATTTGGTATCCTCATGTGTCGGAGATACGAGGTTTTGATAGACAATTCTCAAAAATCCGAAATTGGCTTCTGCAATCTGATGAGGGATTCAAGGACATTGCAATTGTTGGGATTGGAGGTTCAGGCAAGACAGCTCTTGCCCGACAACTTTTTTATGACGAACATATTCAGGGTGCCTTTTTCCCCACACTTTGGATCAGCTTATCAGGAAAGATTGATGCAGACATAGACTTAAATCAAGTTGTGGAAGACATGTTAGTGGAGTTGACTACTGAGCATGGACATGAAAAGTTAAGGAGCTGTAGCACTGAGGAGCCGTTGTCCTCCCTTGGCCGTCGGTTGTTGGGTAAAAAGTACTTGATTGTGCTTGATGGCATATGGGATGAAACCAGAGATTGGTATTTCAGTCTAGGCCAGGCATTGAACTGGCCTGATAGGGACTGCAATATCCAATTTGGTAGAGACCAGAAAAGAAATGGGAATGCAGTTATCATTACTACTAGACTTGAGGAAGTGGCCAAAGGGATGGTGGGTGATAAGTATCTGCATAGCATGGAAGGCATTGGTAAGGATGAGATTTGGTCCATGTTCAATGATGCAGCTGATAAAAGCAAATTGAATCCTCAACAGAATgataaattgaagaaattgcAAAACGAAATTGTGAAACAGTGTGATGGCTTCCCTCTAGGTGTGAAGACATTAGCTGAGATCATTCCAGGCGCATTGGCTAAGGATCATTCCAGTGTCGATGCAGAACCAGAGAGGGGACACATTGACTCAGATCATTACAGTGCCACACAGAACCATAGAGGGGACACATTGACTGAGATCATTCCAATGGAGGTCCAGATTGATGGAGGGGGGTAA